The window ACCGTGGGCAGAAACGGGGATCAAGCAGATGTCACGCTTGTtgccaggctgctgctcatggTACTTTCGAATTGCTCGGAGACCAGCAAACTCACCCTGAGCACCAGAGTTGGGTTGCAGGGACGTAGCATCCATACCGGTCAGGGCAGCGAGCTGGGAGGAAGTGGCGTCAAAGAGCTTCTGGTAGCCCTTGGCGCAGCTGTGGGGTGCGAGAGGGTGCATGTTGGCAGTATTCTCCGTACCAATGAGCTCCATCTGGGTGGTGCCGTTGAGCTTCATGGTGCAGGATCCGAGGGGAATCATGGAGTGAACCAAGGACAAATCCTTGGACTGCAGGTGATACATGTAGCGCAGCATCTCCGTCTCGCTGTGGTGAGAGTTGAAAACGGGGTGGGTCAGGAACTTGGACTCTCGTCGGACAGACGCGGGCAGACTCTTGATGAGTTCTTCCGATGACTGCGCGAATCCGGCCTTCCAGCACTTTGAGGAAACATCGAGGTCAGCATCGGCGTGGTTCTTGTACGCAATGGTCTGGAAAGCCTTAACGATGCGGACAAAGAGCTTGAGCGTGAAAGTGGTAGGGACCGCCAGGACAATCTCGTTGGGAGACCAGCTTTTGCCAGTGCTGATGCCTTGATCCATGAGCTCACGACGCAGAGAGCGGCAAACGACAGGCTCGTCAAAGTAAAGCGAAACGGTATCGGAGAGAACCTTGCCCTCGGCGTCAACGGAAGCAGTCGCGACATTCAGGCCATAGTGTTGAGCAGCAGTTTGGATCATGCGGGCGTGTCGAAGGTTGTTGATGGCCATTTCTCTGAGCTGTTCGGGGCCGTGGTAGATGGCATACATGGCGGACATGTTGGCCAGAAGAGCTTGAGCAGTGCAAACATTGCTGGTTGCCTTTTCTCGTCGAATGTGCTGCTCTCGGGTTTGAAGGGCCAAGCGAAGAGCTCGGTCTCCTCGACGGTCCTTGGAAACACCGATCAAGCGACCAGGGAGACGTCGCTTGCTGCCGTCCTGAACAGCCATGAATGCAGCGTGAGGTCCACCATATCCCAGGGGAACACCAAATCGCTGTGCGTTTCCAAAAGCAATGTCGGCACCCCATTCACCGGGGGGGCGTGAGGAGAGTCAAGTTGGAGAGGTCGGTAGCAGCACTCAGCAAGGTACCCTGCTTGTGTGCAAGATCCGCAAGCTCTCGGAAGTCAGAAACACCACCGTTTGAGTCGGGGTACTGAACCATGACACCAATCAAGTCGTCACCAAGagtcttgatcttcttctgggcATCCGGCGCAGAAAGATCCAAGACCTCGATGTGAATGCCGAATCCTTCAGCGCGGCCATGCATGACCCTGATGGTAGCGTCGTGCACCAAGTGAGAAACAACGTATGTCTTTCCAGGTCGCTTTTGTCTAGAGGTTGGCAGGCTGGTCAGGGACATGGTCATGGCCTCGCTAGCTGCAGTTCCTTCATCGAGCAAACTGGCGTTTGCCACAGGAAGGCCAGTAAGATCAGACACCATGGTCTGGAAGTTGAGCAGCGACTCCAGACGGCCTTGGCTGATTTCAGGCTGGTAGGGAGTGTAGCTGGTGTACCAGGCCGGGTTCTCCAGGACGTTGCGCTTGATGACGGCGGGAATCTCAACGGGGTAGTAGCCACCGCCGTTCATCCAGACCCGGATGTCATTCTGGGCATTCATGTTCTTGAAGGCCCTCACAACTCCAGATTCGCTGAAGACGCGCGGCTGGATCGTCTTCTTGGGGGGGTCCAGCACATCCGCAGGAATGACCTGAGAGATGAAGCCATCCATGTTCTCAGCCCCCAGGGCGTTGAGCATCTCCTGGATCTCCTCGTCGCGAGGGCCAATGTGGCGAGCGCTAAAGTCCTTCCATGGCAGCTTGTTTTCAGCGCGGATCTGTCTCATCTCCTGGTAGGTGGGATCATCCTGCAGAGACTCAAACGGCGCTCGTCGCAGCGCGCCATTGTCGTCAAAGCCAGCGCCGCGAACACCAGCAGCGCTTTTGGCAGTGTAAGTGAGGCCGCGGGTGGATAAGAGAGACCCTTGTCCGCGAGCGCAAATCGTCGCTTCGTGTCGGGTCAGCGCCAGCGATGGGCGCAGGGCAGCCCCTCGGGCAATAGCCAGCCTggaggccatggcagcaGGGAAAACAAGAACGGAAAAAAGTGTAAAAGCACAATCAACGGCCAATTGTGTCCCTCGATGactgagaaaagaaaagaataaaggagGAAAGCAAGGCCAGGACGAAAATTTGAACCGATCCCGCCCGGTTGATAAAAGATTTGCCTCTAATCAAACACCCCCCAGAGGCCCTTTGTTGGATGGCTATCGAAAAGTTCGTAGCGGATCTTTCGTGGGGCGTTCCGGTACCCGTGACGGCGCTAAAAAGTTCGAAGCCCTCGCCAACGTCGACGGCGTCAGAAGAacggaagatgaagcatttatatcctttttttcccctttcaaTGCGCAGAATCGGGAGAGTCAAGGGCGGAACAGACCGGGCTAGACCAGACGGCAATGCTGTGAGACggtgaagcagcagcaagcgaGCGCCTGGTACGTCTCCGATGCTGGCTGCAATCACAAGCTCAGGCCAGGGACAGCCGCCATCTTATCGGCCATGACACGCCAGATGGATATCACCGGGGCTCCTCTGCGTGTCCTTGCAGTCCCCAGGATCCGGATATCGCATTGATAAGCCCATGGGTGCTTGTACCGCATGCGTCCATCCAAACAACCGCGCTGGAAGACTGGAGTCGACTCCGCAGTCATTTTGGAGAAGTGCCGTGCTTGGATGCTTGGAGCGTAGTGCGTCACGACTCGTGTCCACCACGAAAAACCCTCTGCAGTGCGCGAGCTTAATCTTTCTCCCGAGTCGCGGGCTAGGGGTTTTGGTTAGCTGATGAGTATCTTCTTCAGGCCATGTGGACGCTGCCACTGTGCGGTGCCAAAACGATATCGGCCAGTGACGGACCGACGCTGAGCGGTCACGGCAGCTTCTGATTCGCTGCTGGGGCTATCTATCCGTGGAAAAGGCAAATGGTTCCGGGCCTGGGgaagttttttctttttttttttcttctgcctTAGCTCCATATTTTCCATATGATCTTCTCATGCATTAGCACTATCGCTATCGCCATTTACCTTCCTAGTAGCGCCGCAAGCttttgctgcagagcccaCAAAAGCATTTCGTAGATTATACATTCTCTGCTAAATTCTATCACTTGTAACTTCAGCGGCTCTGGTCACGCACTGTACCGCCCTCCAAGCCTGTGCAAAAACTAGCTCCCCAGCAGCCGAAGTCGCCCGTCTTTTACGTAACTGTCCAAGTTTCCAACCTCGACtaaacaacaacaaacaacaaatCAACCCATCACCATGTTTGGAGGATGTACGTACATGTCGCCGCCCCCCTCTTCCCTCATTGAGATGCGACGGGATATGTCGCTGCCGCATGATGTAATTAACCTCGTTCACAATTGCTGACAATACCCCGAAAATAGTTGCCCCCCCGCAGCAGTCTCCCGAGGAGATTCGAGCCATGGAGGCCGAGGCACTCTTCACCGTCCAGCAGGTCGCTGCTACGGCCTTCATGCTCTACCTCTGTATGTCTTGACGCTGGAGAAATTGGAATTGCTCAACATTTCGGAGTGTACGGAGTCACTAACCCTGCGATGCAGCTCCCTTTGCCGTCGACATGATCAGCCGCATCTTCTAAATCTCGCCCGAAAAAAAACTTCGTATATAGGACATGGTTCTACAAAACCATGCATCACCCTTCGACCTACTATACTATCATTAATTTGATATATTAAATGCCAAGGAGATCAATCTTGCTCTTGCCGGGCTCCAAAGCGCATCACTGTACGATAGATGGTACCCATTTGAGGTTACATAAAAAATTCTGCATCTCGAATCGCCGGAGACAGGACAGAAATGAAACGAGACAACAATAGAATCGGAAAAGTTACAATAAAAACTTCAAATCTCCGTTACGAATAGTACGAATGGCCGAGTTCAAATGGCTGAGGTTTCATATATGGTATATATGGCCGATAAAGATGTGCATGCCTTCAAATCCTGTCTTGATATTTGTCTACCTATTACTGCAGCAGCCTACAATCATTGAAACAAAAGCCGACTCAAATCCCTCTTTCCTTCTATCGCATTAGAATAACGTTGCCATGACAAACATCTCACTCGGTTTAGTACGTGAAAATTTATGAGTCCCCAAATTAAACACCAGCATTATAGCCTCGGTAAAACTCCCTCCTTGATAACACAATCTTCGGAATTTCCAAAAGAAAACTTCTTATCGAGACCGTGATGGCGGGTTTCTGCTGTTATCCCAATCCTGGTAGTCCACGCCCagcgcctccagctcctttttCAGGTGTCCGAGCTGCTTCTCGTAATCTTCCAATACCTAGAATCATTGGGTTAGCCAGCCGTCAAATGCCATGTTCATTTTTCTGGGTACCAAACTCACCCGTTTTGCTCTTGTCTGCGTCTCCTCGTCCAGTCCCTCGCCGTCGGCTCCTGTTGGCTTCTCTAGCTCCTGGCTCAGCTTCTCAGAGTATCCTCTTAGAACAATCAGTCTGCTCCACAGCTCTTCCTCCCTTGCGCCCACCGCAGGATCTTGCACGTCGCGCTCCAAAGCCTGCAGCCTGCTTTTCAaatcgtcctcatcgccgctgAGAGCGTAGCCCCGATTCCTCAGAATCTGCACCTTGGCAGCCAGCGCCAGGCATCGATTGGAAATCATCGTCTGCCGCCTCCTGGCAGCCAAAGCTCTTGTTTCAGTCTCCAGTTCGTGTCTCTGTAAGAGAGCATCCAAACAGCCGTTGATCTGATGCAATCGTGTGTTGAATTCGGAGATGGCACGCTTCTGTGTCTTTAATCGGTCTGCGACGCCTGTGTAGCCTGCACATAGCACAGGCATGAATCCAGGGGCGGGCTTGTTCTGCAGAGCTTCCTCCCATTCTCTAGGGTCTTCGTGTGCTTGCGGCTTGTAAAACGGAATGTGTGCTTCATCGACTTTGTTGTAGAAGTAGTGCTTGAAAACGCAGCTGGGGCTGGAAGGGTCCCATTTCTCCGTCACgagcttcatctgctccagaATTGGCTTCTGGTCTATTCGCATCATAGCATTAGCAAGAGAAACAGCGACTCTTCAGTATTCGAGACCTACGGGGTGTTTCTTGGCCTGGTTGCCACAGAGAGCTCGACAACTGGGCTTGTGACTGCGATAGCGCTGGAATCTGCGCTGCCTGCTGAGGCTGGGCCAGCAGCGTGTTTCCTAGTGTCGAGGCCTGCTGGCCTGCGGCCTGGGTCTGGCCAAAAATGTTACCCGTCGTTTGTGTCTGCTGAGCGGGCTGAGCAGTTTGAGTCGCGCCAAAAAACCCTCCCGAGCCAAGAGGCTTGGCTTGTCCAAATAGCGACATGATGAAGAGCAGATTGTAGGACCTCCAGAAATTGCTCGAAGTATCAACCTAGCTCTCGAGGAGCTTCGCCAGCGGAGTCGAAGACGCAAATGGTATCGTAATTCTTGTTATCAAAGTTTGACAGCGCTTGATTCGACAAATTGGCTGCCGCGTTGTCGTCAAAGTTCGCCTGTGTTGACGTTTGGATGATTTCTCGTCGCTCGGCAGGTTTGTTGACTTGCTTCAAAATTGCTAGGGTCGCGCGCAGCAAAAGGTACCCTGGTACCGCGAAGGCTAGCCTTGTCTACCGCTGGCCAATCACAGCTGATTTTCAGAAGCGGGATGCCTACATATTGCTGAGTCATCAGCTCCAGTTGAGAAGCTACACAGGGCTACTTACGGTACCTACCATGCTTGTGGTGCCCGCGCCAAAAGACCAGTGATTATAGTGCCTTTAAGTACCTTTTACGAAATCGATCTCCTGCCAGGTACTTGAAGAAATCAGTTCACTTGCACCAGCAAGGCTACGACTGCTGACCCCCCCGTCGCTTTTGATTGGCTAGAACAACTACAATCTTTCAACTAAGCAGTTGTCCAAAGAACCTCATAGCTCCAATCTCCTACCGGAAGCCTCAAAGAGGGTCAAGCAAACATCCGGCAATCATGGCGTCACGACGGTCTCAGTACGTTTCTTAACCCGCCAAATCCAGTCTGCGACATCATTGGCTCGCTTTGACGGCGAATTGGCAaacctcttccagcagcagttCTAACAAGTGGCAGATTCCACCAGCAGGTGCTCATCGACACCACTCCTCTTCCCGACAACATCCCCCAGGTCCAGGAGATTGGTGCCTCCTCCGCACCTCTGCTATCagcctctttcttcatcGGCGCCCGATGCCGCGACTACAACGATGATTACATGCAGTGCAAGACCGAGAACCCCGGCAAGGGAGAGCTGAACTGCTTGACGGAGGGACGAAGGGTAACCCGCTGCGCCCAGAGCGTGTACGTTTTTTCCTCTGCCTACGAGAAAAATCCATGATATTCTTTTGCATTGGGGGTGGATTGCCCATGTCCAGGAAGCGGGCAATCGTACGAGCCGCTTGTTTTAAAGGAGGGGGTACTGACGTTTTGGGGGCCTATAGGCTCACGGATATCAACACACACTGCTTAGCCGAGTTCCGCAAGCACTGGGAATGTCTGGACAACCGAAAccagcagctctggcagtGCCGCCCTGCCGAGTGGAAGCTCAACAAGTGTGTTTACGACAACTTGGTACGTCTAAACATTTACCCGACACATCAAACGAACACCACGATTGCTAATTCGAGCCTGGCTTTAGAaactggagaagaagatccCCGATCAGCCCACCAACGTTACCCCCGTTGAGCTGAGGACAAAGCAGATTTTCGCCGATGTGCGAATTGGACCCGGAGACGGCAAGCCTTTCGCCGCCGGAAAGTCAGAGGCTTCACAGTAGTAAGAGAAAAGAATTCAAGTTATGCGTCATGTACAATTGTCACTTgagtaaaaataataactcACTCACGTACACTTCCTATGATTGTTACCTGGACTACTGtgcttcttttcatttttttgtGAGAGGATGCCTTTGAGAGGCCTGGAAATCGGAGATGTCTCTTTCAGAGCCAAACAATATGAGACAGACTGTTTAAGAGCGATGCAGTTATGCAACCAGACATTCGAAATAAGACTTTACAGAAAGTGACGCATTACACcagtctcttctttggccgACCGGAGCTCGGGCTTTTACATTATCGTGCCCATTCACGACCGCATCCATACATATT is drawn from Trichoderma atroviride chromosome 7, complete sequence and contains these coding sequences:
- a CDS encoding uncharacterized protein (BUSCO:EOG092D1Q2Q); translation: MSLFGQAKPLGSGGFFGATQTAQPAQQTQTTGNIFGQTQAAGQQASTLGNTLLAQPQQAAQIPALSQSQAQLSSSLWQPGQETPHQKPILEQMKLVTEKWDPSSPSCVFKHYFYNKVDEAHIPFYKPQAHEDPREWEEALQNKPAPGFMPVLCAGYTGVADRLKTQKRAISEFNTRLHQINGCLDALLQRHELETETRALAARRRQTMISNRCLALAAKVQILRNRGYALSGDEDDLKSRLQALERDVQDPAVGAREEELWSRLIVLRGYSEKLSQELEKPTGADGEGLDEETQTRAKRVLEDYEKQLGHLKKELEALGVDYQDWDNSRNPPSRSR
- a CDS encoding uncharacterized protein (EggNog:ENOG41), which gives rise to MFGGFAPPQQSPEEIRAMEAEALFTVQQVAATAFMLYLSPFAVDMISRIF